A portion of the Chelmon rostratus isolate fCheRos1 chromosome 15, fCheRos1.pri, whole genome shotgun sequence genome contains these proteins:
- the lrr1 gene encoding leucine-rich repeat protein 1 yields MKLQCDVEVVNRMLPSFGMKSRGKGTRAVLSIGKHLDKTSQRSNVYMMICTAKDRAGSKYKLKDNIEKFFTWFVEEGKATVRLKEPAVDICLSKADANSLKNFLSAARLADRGSDTSSLPLSTLTPVRARDVEQPKKKLTIVSKKDYPLTSSFPYSLEQLQVSYCKLSRVDMRMLSLKALCKLDLSNNHIKKLPATIGDLSCLSELVLHNNHLEAFSTALCLSTLQRTLQLLDLSQNRLQSLPAQFCQLRELVNLKLDDNELVCLPFHVGRLSKLRFLSAAHNQLAVLPSDFRKLSLENLDLFGNPFIQPNPLDHTMKLTFPLPLQEMASRAVANLRIPYGPHLIPAHLCRDLEVAKTCDCGRICINFYIKTAVSMNLHQVSHTVVLVDDMGGTDAPVQQHFCSLSCYSEFLDSSLQRGIR; encoded by the exons ATGAAGCTGCAGTGTGATGTCGAGGTGGTGAATCGGATGCTTCCCTCGTTTGGGATGAAAAGTCGAGGGAAAGGGACGAGAGCGGTGCTCTCCATCGGGAAGCATTTGGACAAGACGAGTCAGCGCAGCAACGTTTACATGATGATCTGCACAGCCAAAGACAGAGCAGGCTCAAAGTACAAG CTAAAAGACAACATAGAGAAGTTCTTCACTTGGTTTGTGGAGGAAGGCAAGGCCACTGTAAGATTAAAGGAACCCGCTGTTGACATTTGTTTGAGCAAG GCCGATGCCAACAGCTTAAAGAACTTCTTGTCAGCCGCTCGCTTGGCAGATAGAGGAAGTGACACGAGCAGCCTTCCCCTCTCCACGCTCACTCCTGTTCGCGCCAGGGACGTAGAGCAACCCAAGAAGAAGCTCACCATTGTGTCCAAGAAGGACTACCCCCTCACCTCCAGCTTCCCCTACtctctggagcagctgcaggtctcCTACTGCAAACTGTCTCGGGTGGACATGCGGATGCTGTCCCTTAAAG ctctCTGCAAGCTAGACCTCAGCAACAACCACATCAAGAAACTCCCTGCCACCATCGGTGACCTCAGCTGCCTCTCTGAGCTCGTCCTCCACAACAACCACCTGGAAGCCTTCAGCACGGCCCTCTGCCTGTCCACCCTGCAGCGGACCCTCCAGCTCCTCGACCTCAGTCAGAACCGCCTGCAGTCCCTCCCAGCTCAGTTCTGCCAGCTCAGAGAACTAGTGAACCTCAAACTGGACGACAATGAGCTTGTCTGTTTGCCATTCCACGTCGGCCGACTCTCAAAGCTGAGGTTCTTGTCAGCAGCGCATAACCAGCTGGCTGTGTTGCCCAGTGACTTCCGCAAGCTGAGTCTGGAGAACCTGGACCTGTTTGGAAATCCGTTTATCCAACCTAACCCTCTGGACCACACAATGAAACTCACATTCCCCCTTCCACTTCAAGAGATGGCTTCCAGAGCTGTGGCCAACCTCAG GATACCATACGGACCTCACCTTATCCCCGCCCACTTGTGTCGGGACCTCGAAGTAGCCAAGACCTGCGACTGCGGCCGCATCTGCATCAACTTCTACATCAAGACGGCGGTCAGCATGAATCTGCACCAAGTCTCTCACACGGTGGTCCTGGTGGACGACATGGGCGGCACAGATGCTCCGGTGCAGCAGCACTTCTGCTCCCTCTCTTGCTACTCCGAATTTTTAGACAGCTCCCTCCAGAGAGGAATCAGATGA
- the dnaaf2 gene encoding protein kintoun, which translates to MEVGDKLKELNMTVEEMDRLTKALKEEKFREMLCDYAQELSDPENQRRYEEEIKLLEQERGNMIEFIHPEPFRALRTSVNGKHKCFVNICGNEKVGKPASKWGVSEEGRRGQCWSLPHSLHPGRQDTDPKGNKIMIYDVIFHPDTLHIASKNKGFMDMVDSTAIQGIQDGFNVTLDKNNVREMRTKYKGTPQPCVIRKPIPGYKAKEPSEKPDPLTYPYPDDKRPTTSSQTKPAESPVTKGSTDAGPKSFQMQPQKTREPTEPNYTVKYRSFIDLQDFRCSRDSAQSPRPKEIVVTIDMPLLKAVTDASLEVKERRLLLESDKPAYRLELLLAYPVDEDKGEAKFNKQRGQLTVTLPVLPSNDALDFAVRPAPTSGSDGEKQEEKSEVEEEDKWRGKEGQKSKEEEQIVVEEEKEAMKERETEEEDLKQQNRVEKGEEEEERGHEKGEKMKEGENSEEEANCVEEEAEWKKQIGKGGGSVEVENVKERKRENEIEVGKLNLQKRQPHEDTGISKHNILREDGFDRAAENRDSGVTSVQCDSVDQCMDISLQETDSRVAAAERENQPILITPEHPCCIAKEGEENLSSCLASTLKTKTSDIKEQTEKTKETHNGNLKVETDAALHHRSSMPADTQSQSDIKVCGISQGTEESSKMHETDDANKSSRGGSGSRAGLCSEELATGSAEEERENMDEDDLPTEQIFQTPEHDDDKPPPVFLREIDKDGNAKVISNHSTSAGFIFQNSLMYELD; encoded by the exons ATGGAGGTCGGAGACAAACTGAAAGAACTGAACATGACAGTGGAGGAAATGGACAGGTTGACGAAAGCTTTGAAAGAGGAGAAATTCAGGGAAATGCTGTGCGATTACGCACAAGAATTATCAGACCCCGAGAACCAGAGAAGGTATGAAGAAGAGATCAAACTTTTGgagcaggaaagaggaaacatgaTTGAATTTATTCACCCGGAACCATTTAGGGCCCTAAGGACGAGTGTGAACGGCAAGCACAAGTGTTTTGTCAATATCTGCGGCAATGAAAAAGTTGGAAAGCCTGCCAGTAAATGGGGGGTGTCGGAGGAGGGCCGCAGAGGACAGTGCTGGTCCCTGCCTCACAGTCTGCACCCAGGGAGGCAAGACACAGACCCAAAGGGGAACAAGATAATGATCTATGATGTTATTTTCCACCCTGACACTCTCCACATTGCAAGCAAAAACAAGGGATTCATGGATATGGTGGACAGCACAGCTATTCAGGGAATCCAGGATGGTTTTAACGTGACTCTGGATAAAAACAatgtgagagagatgagaacAAAATATAAAGGCACCCCACAGCCTTGTGTCATCCGAAAACCCATACCTGGATATAAAGCCAAGGAGCCCTCAGAGAAGCCTGACCCTCTTACATACCCATACCCAGATGACAAAAGACCTACCACATCCTCGCAAACCAAGCCTGCAGAATCACCTGTGACAAAAGGCAGCACCGATGCCGGGCCAAAAAGCTTCCAGATGCAGCCTCAGAAAACCAGAGAGCCAACCGAGCCAAACTACACAGTAAAATATCGATCCTTTATTGATCTACAGGACTTCAGGTGTTCCAGAGACTCAGCTCAAAGCCCCAGGCCCAAAGAGATAGTGGTTACCATTGATATGCCGCTTCTGAAGGCGGTCACGGACGCCAGCCTTGAGGTGAAAGAGAgaaggctgctgctggagtctgaCAAACCAGCATACAGACTGGAGCTGCTCTTAGCCTATCCTGTGGATGAAGATAAAGGGGAAGCAAAGTTCaacaaacagagaggacagcTTACAgtcacacttcctgttcttccTTCTAATGATGCACTTGATTTTGCTGTAAGGCCTGCTCCAACTAGTGGTAGTGATGgtgagaagcaggaggagaaaagtgaggtggaagaggaggataaATGGAGGGGGAAGGAAGGCCAGAAAAGTAAGGAGGAGGAGCAAATAGTTGttgaggaagagaaggaagcaatgaaggagagagagaccgAAGAGGAGGATTTGAAGCAGCAGAACAGGGTGGAGaaaggtgaagaggaggaagagagaggtcatgagaaaggagagaagatgaaggaagGAGAAAATAGTGAAGAAGAGGCAAattgtgtggaggaggaggcggaatGGAAGAAGCAGATAGGAAAAGGTGGAGGAagtgtggaggtggagaacGTGAAAGAACGGAAGCGGGAAAACGAGATAGAAGTTGGAAAACTAAACCTGCAGAAAAGACAGCCACACGAGGACACAGGAATAAGTAAGCATAACATATTGAGGGAGGATGGATTTGACAGAGCGGCAGAGAACAGGGACTCTGGAGTAACAAGtgttcagtgtgacagtgttgaCCAATGCATGGACATTTCTCTTCAAGAAACAGACTCACGTGTGGCCgcagctgaaagagaaaaccaGCCTATTTTAATCACTCCCGAACATCCGTGTTGCATAgcaaaagagggagaggaaaatcTGAGCTCTTGTTTGGCATCAACACTCAAAACGAAGACTTCAGACATCAAAGAGCagactgaaaagacaaaagagactCACAATGGAAATCTGAAG GTGGAAACAGATGCTGCACTTCATCACAGATCTTCCATGCCAGCTGACACTCAAAGCCAGAGTGACATAAAGGTCTGTGGCATTTCCCAGGGGACCGAGGAGTCCAGCAAGATGCATGAAACAGATGACGCAAACAAGTCAAGCAGAGGGGGTTCAGGCAGCCGAGCTGGCCTCTGTTCCGAGGAACTTGCCACAGgctcagcagaggaggagagggagaacatGGACGAAGATGACCTGCCGACAGAGCAAATCTTCCAAACTCCAGAGCATGACGATGACAAGCCTCCACCCGTGTTTTTACGGGAAATCGATAAAGACGGAAATGCAAAGGTCATCAGCAATCATTCCACATCTGCAGGGTTCATCTTCCAAAACTCCCTGATGTACGAGCTGGACTGA